Proteins found in one Maridesulfovibrio sp. genomic segment:
- a CDS encoding helix-turn-helix transcriptional regulator, producing MQTKDFDSFFERLKEYTDIATQAQLARELGVGRAAVSLVKKKGAVPPRWILELSVRYNLDSTWLESGVGSPRAEVSAAEFADEFARIPKVAARLSAGGGSFETGGEIEGFYAFRKDWIGSKGNPIDMVLMEVYGNSMEPELKEGDIVLLDQSRKDILAGGIYAVGVEDTVMVKRVEKRPGQVVLHSDNKDYAPIHLGGDELENVRVLGQVVWVSREYH from the coding sequence ATGCAAACTAAAGATTTTGATTCCTTTTTTGAAAGACTGAAAGAATATACGGATATTGCAACACAGGCTCAACTGGCGCGGGAACTGGGCGTCGGCAGAGCTGCAGTCTCTTTGGTTAAAAAGAAGGGAGCTGTTCCTCCACGCTGGATTCTTGAACTTTCAGTGCGATATAATTTAGATTCAACTTGGCTTGAATCAGGTGTTGGCTCGCCTCGTGCTGAAGTCAGCGCTGCCGAATTTGCTGATGAATTCGCCCGTATTCCGAAGGTGGCGGCACGACTTTCCGCAGGTGGAGGGTCCTTTGAAACAGGGGGCGAAATAGAAGGGTTTTACGCATTCCGCAAGGATTGGATCGGCAGTAAAGGTAACCCTATTGATATGGTTTTGATGGAAGTTTACGGCAACAGTATGGAGCCTGAATTGAAGGAAGGGGATATTGTTTTGCTGGATCAGTCCCGTAAGGATATTCTCGCCGGAGGAATATACGCTGTGGGAGTAGAGGATACTGTCATGGTTAAAAGGGTTGAAAAGAGACCCGGCCAGGTTGTTCTGCATAGTGACAACAAGGATTATGCCCCGATTCACCTTGGTGGAGATGAACTTGAGAATGTGCGGGTTCTGGGGCAGGTTGTCTGGGTTTCACGTGAATACCATTAG
- a CDS encoding Bax inhibitor-1/YccA family protein has product MSRFGAAGSVSARPEVLNAFMRGIYSWMSAGLLATAAVAWVTLSSPAVMNLVLAQNPETGMISPTMLFWVAAIGEIGLVFYLSLRISKLSASAATGLFMAYSALNGLTLSTILVAYTTASIFQTFLVTAGMFGAMSLYGLTTRKDLTGMGSFMMMGLFGILIAMVVNFFMHSSAMTFAISVLGVFIFAGLTAYDSQKLKDMGEYIPADDETAVRRGTILGALTLYLDFINMFIFLLRLMGNRE; this is encoded by the coding sequence ATGAGTAGGTTTGGTGCAGCCGGTTCCGTTAGTGCGAGACCGGAAGTCCTTAATGCTTTTATGCGCGGTATTTACAGCTGGATGAGTGCAGGATTACTGGCAACCGCTGCCGTGGCATGGGTGACTCTTTCCTCCCCGGCGGTTATGAATCTGGTCTTGGCCCAGAATCCCGAAACCGGAATGATCTCCCCGACCATGCTTTTCTGGGTTGCGGCAATCGGTGAAATTGGTCTGGTCTTCTATTTGAGCTTGCGTATTTCCAAACTTTCAGCAAGTGCCGCTACCGGGCTGTTTATGGCTTACAGTGCGCTTAACGGACTGACTCTCTCCACCATTCTGGTCGCTTATACCACGGCTTCCATTTTTCAGACTTTTCTCGTTACCGCGGGAATGTTCGGAGCCATGTCCCTGTACGGTCTGACTACCAGAAAAGACCTGACCGGCATGGGATCATTTATGATGATGGGCCTTTTCGGTATCCTCATCGCCATGGTGGTGAACTTCTTCATGCACAGTTCTGCTATGACATTCGCCATTTCCGTACTCGGCGTATTCATCTTTGCAGGTCTGACTGCTTACGATTCTCAGAAGCTCAAGGATATGGGCGAGTATATCCCCGCTGACGATGAAACCGCTGTAAGACGCGGCACCATACTCGGTGCGCTCACTTTGTACCTTGATTTCATCAACATGTTTATTTTCCTGCTTCGCCTCATGGGTAACCGCGAGTAG
- the rnr gene encoding ribonuclease R, whose product MGKKRKAKNPGMIKPHEAMNVFKKSRNPLSLGDLEKRLGLTKRHRKFVKNILKDLVRDGKIIKIGSVYDLVEKMNMVTGKLQVQRSGAAFLLPDDQNRKDIYIHTKNLSDAWHGDRVAVAITGSHWGGKREEGRVVRVLERGKQVFPVRVIRPSGATALLCHPTDPKLDFGIVVEPGEAVKGGPAQDQNGEEIYPAEQIDAEVDYTRISKGDILLVAPGEQINPSLWEGRILKVLGEEDDVTVQESIVKANHGISTAFPPKVLAVAEALPDEPGEDDFAEREDMRGIPFVTIDGETAKDFDDAVFVEKTDDGYRLRVAIADVSHYVAMQSPLDREALKRGNSYYFPKSVEPMFPEALSNGLCSLNPDVNRLAMTATIEFDKSGAPVRSSFAPAVIRSHARLTYTQVYKGVILGEKEEQQSFGDFLPMLQLCEELARKINTRRKDRGSLEFDLPEPEIIFNSQGRTVDIRPRSRNFAHQIVEEFMIAANEAVAEFLTEKELGCLYRVHPGPDSEKLTNLFKVLRKIGISKQIPDPVTPQTLQAVIKDSEGSDQEYLVSRLLLRSMKQAKYGPVNEGHFGLASECYCHFTSPIRRYADLVVHRLLKVALGDEHQAIPGHKQLGRIGDSISGTERVAMEAEREILKRLTIIFLKDKIGEEFHGVISSIAEFGFWVEFQEVMAEGMVRLASLEDDYYTFWADRQMIVGERTGNAFRLGQKITVRLESVSLEMLEANLSLVSGAEDYKKFV is encoded by the coding sequence ATGGGAAAAAAGAGAAAAGCTAAGAATCCCGGTATGATTAAGCCTCACGAGGCTATGAATGTATTTAAGAAAAGTCGTAACCCCTTATCACTTGGGGATTTAGAAAAAAGGCTCGGCCTGACCAAAAGGCACCGTAAATTTGTTAAGAATATACTGAAAGATCTTGTCCGTGACGGTAAAATCATCAAAATCGGCAGTGTTTACGATTTGGTTGAAAAGATGAATATGGTTACCGGAAAATTGCAGGTTCAACGCTCCGGCGCTGCATTTTTGCTACCGGACGATCAGAATCGTAAGGATATCTACATCCACACCAAAAATTTGAGCGATGCATGGCACGGTGACCGTGTAGCCGTGGCAATTACCGGTTCCCACTGGGGAGGCAAGCGCGAAGAGGGACGTGTGGTCCGGGTTCTCGAACGCGGCAAACAGGTCTTTCCCGTCCGTGTCATAAGGCCCTCGGGAGCAACGGCTCTACTGTGTCATCCTACTGATCCAAAGCTGGATTTCGGCATAGTTGTCGAGCCTGGCGAAGCCGTGAAAGGCGGTCCTGCTCAGGATCAAAACGGCGAGGAAATCTATCCGGCTGAACAGATTGATGCGGAAGTGGATTACACACGTATTTCGAAAGGGGATATCCTGCTGGTTGCCCCCGGCGAGCAGATTAATCCATCACTCTGGGAAGGGCGTATTCTAAAAGTGCTCGGTGAAGAAGATGACGTCACCGTGCAGGAATCCATCGTCAAAGCCAATCACGGCATCTCTACGGCTTTTCCTCCCAAGGTATTGGCTGTGGCTGAGGCTTTGCCTGATGAACCGGGTGAAGATGATTTTGCCGAGCGCGAAGATATGCGCGGCATTCCTTTTGTGACTATCGATGGCGAAACTGCGAAAGATTTTGATGACGCCGTATTTGTTGAAAAGACTGATGACGGTTATCGACTGCGAGTGGCTATCGCTGATGTCAGCCATTACGTTGCCATGCAGTCTCCTCTGGACCGTGAGGCCCTGAAGCGAGGTAACTCCTACTATTTCCCCAAGTCTGTGGAACCGATGTTTCCGGAAGCTCTCAGTAACGGGCTGTGCAGCCTGAATCCCGATGTAAATCGTCTGGCAATGACCGCTACCATCGAGTTTGACAAAAGCGGTGCTCCGGTCCGTTCCTCTTTTGCTCCCGCGGTTATCCGCAGTCACGCGCGGCTTACTTATACTCAAGTCTATAAGGGCGTAATCCTCGGTGAGAAGGAAGAACAGCAAAGTTTTGGCGATTTTCTGCCCATGCTTCAGCTGTGTGAAGAACTGGCTCGCAAGATTAATACGCGACGTAAGGATCGCGGCAGTCTGGAATTCGATCTGCCGGAGCCGGAAATTATTTTCAATTCTCAGGGGCGTACTGTTGATATTCGCCCGCGAAGCCGTAATTTTGCGCATCAGATCGTTGAGGAGTTCATGATTGCGGCTAACGAAGCGGTGGCTGAATTCCTGACAGAAAAAGAGCTGGGCTGCCTGTATCGTGTCCATCCCGGTCCGGATTCTGAAAAACTTACCAATCTTTTTAAAGTATTGCGTAAGATAGGAATCAGCAAGCAGATCCCGGACCCGGTCACTCCGCAGACCCTGCAGGCTGTTATCAAGGACTCCGAAGGTTCGGATCAGGAATATCTGGTCAGCAGGCTATTGCTGCGCTCCATGAAGCAGGCCAAATATGGACCGGTAAATGAGGGCCATTTCGGACTTGCATCGGAATGCTATTGCCATTTTACCTCACCGATCAGGCGCTATGCTGATTTGGTGGTGCATCGTCTGCTTAAGGTTGCGCTGGGTGATGAGCATCAGGCTATTCCCGGTCATAAACAGCTTGGCCGTATCGGTGATTCCATCAGTGGAACAGAACGGGTCGCCATGGAAGCGGAACGCGAAATCCTTAAACGGCTGACCATTATTTTCCTTAAGGATAAGATAGGCGAAGAGTTTCACGGGGTTATATCCTCCATTGCTGAATTTGGCTTCTGGGTCGAATTTCAGGAGGTTATGGCTGAGGGTATGGTACGTCTTGCTTCGCTGGAGGATGATTATTATACTTTCTGGGCAGACCGGCAGATGATTGTCGGCGAGCGCACCGGGAATGCTTTCCGCTTAGGGCAGAAAATTACCGTTCGGCTGGAATCGGTCAGTCTGGAAATGCTGGAAGCCAATCTTTCTCTTGTCTCCGGAGCGGAAGATTATAAGAAGTTCGTATAA
- the lpxK gene encoding tetraacyldisaccharide 4'-kinase: MSLSLLFKVQKILRPILLPVSKGYGAAMARRERKYVHGEYERFRPACPCISVGNIGSGGSGKTPLADWLLKWAEREGLKTVLLTRGYGAKPARLPYPVNGFSPVDEAGDEPLMLANANPQAKIIVDPVRKRSGAWAMGEFKPDLMLLDDGFQHMAVERDLDFVLLTPDDFTSGWNQVIPCGTWRESVLGMQRADVFFVKSGPRAFTQMRSLIKQRLAEFGRPVFQFELCAKGLKLLGGGERLGFGSDKYLLFAGIGKPEILREDAVEYMGRKPEEFMIFKDHHAYTAQDVELIRKKAAAMGVKKIICTPKDAIKLTKLGCEDFYVIDLEVEFTESIFFDRTEEAPFNSWWNKQILTDAYSK, encoded by the coding sequence ATGTCCTTGTCGCTTTTGTTCAAGGTCCAGAAAATTTTAAGACCGATTCTTTTGCCTGTTTCAAAAGGATATGGGGCTGCGATGGCCCGTCGGGAGCGAAAGTATGTCCATGGCGAATACGAAAGGTTCAGACCTGCGTGCCCGTGTATTTCCGTGGGTAATATCGGCTCAGGGGGCAGCGGTAAAACTCCGCTGGCGGACTGGCTGCTCAAGTGGGCGGAGCGGGAAGGGCTGAAGACTGTTCTGCTGACCCGTGGTTACGGTGCCAAGCCTGCCCGGCTTCCTTATCCGGTAAATGGATTCAGCCCGGTTGATGAGGCCGGGGACGAACCGCTTATGCTGGCTAACGCAAATCCGCAGGCTAAAATAATTGTCGATCCTGTCCGTAAACGGTCCGGGGCTTGGGCAATGGGAGAATTCAAGCCCGATCTGATGCTGCTGGATGACGGATTTCAGCATATGGCCGTGGAGCGCGATCTGGATTTTGTCTTGCTCACTCCCGATGATTTTACTTCGGGCTGGAATCAGGTAATACCCTGCGGAACATGGCGCGAGAGTGTGCTGGGAATGCAACGGGCGGATGTTTTCTTCGTGAAGAGTGGCCCGCGGGCTTTTACGCAGATGCGTTCATTGATAAAACAGAGGCTGGCGGAATTCGGCAGACCCGTATTTCAATTTGAGCTTTGCGCCAAGGGTCTTAAGCTGCTTGGCGGTGGCGAACGGCTTGGATTCGGCAGTGACAAATACCTGCTTTTTGCCGGTATCGGCAAACCTGAGATTCTTCGTGAAGACGCTGTGGAATATATGGGCCGCAAACCTGAAGAATTTATGATTTTCAAGGATCACCACGCATACACAGCGCAGGACGTGGAACTGATCCGTAAAAAAGCGGCGGCAATGGGAGTTAAGAAAATTATATGTACTCCCAAGGACGCTATTAAACTGACAAAACTTGGGTGTGAAGATTTCTACGTAATTGACTTGGAAGTGGAATTTACAGAATCAATATTTTTTGACCGGACAGAAGAAGCTCCCTTCAATAGCTGGTGGAATAAACAAATATTAACTGACGCATACAGCAAATAA